In the genome of Syntrophorhabdales bacterium, one region contains:
- a CDS encoding DUF169 domain-containing protein, with amino-acid sequence MFPLNELNGFGEEMEKRLQLATSPVAVKLLEDEKAIPEGAIRPKKDRGTHLALCQAFAMSRRERATVAMLKEDHWCYLPVIAFGHSEPPEFFLQGNTFVKFMVDDAKTARKLAETFPRLECGKYIGVLSAPLSRTSFEPDVVVIYCNTNQLRCLLSAVKYKDGYIVESTLDPGGACLQSTVPVLKTGECQVTVPCGGDRAHALARDDEMIFSIPTHRLKDMMFGLRALDEAGRGYTRFVPDMRPDYPLPQTYRKAGALVGLEVDLR; translated from the coding sequence ATGTTTCCTTTGAATGAACTGAATGGCTTTGGCGAGGAGATGGAGAAACGACTGCAACTTGCAACGTCTCCCGTTGCAGTGAAGCTGCTCGAAGATGAAAAGGCGATTCCCGAGGGAGCAATCAGGCCCAAGAAGGATCGGGGAACCCACCTGGCTTTGTGTCAGGCATTTGCGATGTCCCGCCGCGAAAGAGCGACGGTGGCGATGCTGAAGGAAGACCACTGGTGCTACCTGCCGGTTATTGCCTTCGGACATTCAGAGCCTCCGGAGTTCTTCCTGCAAGGGAACACCTTTGTGAAGTTCATGGTGGACGATGCGAAGACCGCGAGGAAGTTGGCAGAGACGTTTCCCCGCCTGGAATGCGGAAAATACATTGGCGTGTTATCCGCTCCTCTGAGCAGGACCTCATTCGAACCTGACGTGGTGGTGATCTACTGCAACACGAACCAGTTGCGGTGCCTGCTGTCTGCGGTGAAATACAAGGACGGGTATATTGTCGAATCTACGCTTGATCCGGGAGGTGCGTGCTTACAGTCAACCGTGCCCGTGCTGAAGACGGGTGAGTGTCAGGTGACCGTGCCGTGCGGCGGTGATCGTGCCCATGCCCTGGCCAGAGATGATGAGATGATCTTCTCGATTCCCACCCACAGATTGAAAGACATGATGTTCGGGTTGAGAGCTCTGGATGAGGCGGGCCGGGGGTACACCCGGTTCGTACCCGACATGAGGCCTGACTATCCTTTGCCGCAGACGTACCGCAAAGCAGGCGCTCTGGTGGGACTGGAAGTTGATTTGAGATAG
- the nrfD gene encoding NrfD/PsrC family molybdoenzyme membrane anchor subunit produces the protein MEAWKFFKRTLVLVAKGRPVYYLWCALLLFVIAVGLWFYVKQMETGLILTSMRDQVSWGLYIANFTYLVGVAAAAVLLVIPAYVYHFDPIKEIVVLGELFAASSIVMALLFVTVDLGRPDRFWHLMPGIGKLAFPNSLLAWDVIVLNGYLALNVIVPVYILVNSYYEKEPVRSFVVPLILLSIPWAVGIHTVTAFLYNGLAARPFWNASILAPRFLASAFCSGPAMVIIIFQVIRKVSQIKFSDEALFKIAELIAYAMFLNIFLLGAEVFKEYYSNTIHLAPLRYLYEGLHGHRALVPWMWLSLAFNITAFILFLVPSTRKRLPTLNLGAFMIIVGVWIEKGPGFVAPGFIPDPLGEIYEYFPNFSELAISLGVWACGLLVFTLFMKVAIPIVRGDFVHSKYAKDLTKIEPR, from the coding sequence ATGGAAGCGTGGAAATTTTTCAAACGGACGCTGGTTCTTGTAGCTAAAGGAAGACCGGTTTATTACCTCTGGTGCGCCCTCCTGCTTTTTGTGATCGCAGTCGGTCTTTGGTTCTATGTAAAGCAGATGGAAACAGGTCTCATCCTCACGAGCATGAGAGACCAGGTCTCCTGGGGTCTCTACATAGCAAATTTTACGTATCTTGTGGGCGTGGCGGCCGCGGCCGTGCTTCTCGTCATCCCGGCCTACGTCTACCACTTTGACCCTATCAAAGAGATTGTGGTTCTCGGAGAGCTCTTCGCGGCTTCGTCGATTGTGATGGCGCTGCTCTTTGTTACGGTCGATCTCGGGAGGCCTGACAGGTTCTGGCACCTCATGCCCGGCATCGGCAAGCTCGCCTTCCCGAACTCGTTGCTTGCATGGGACGTAATAGTCCTCAATGGCTACCTGGCTTTGAATGTGATTGTCCCTGTATACATTCTCGTCAACTCGTACTATGAGAAAGAGCCGGTCCGTTCCTTTGTGGTGCCGCTGATCCTGCTCTCCATCCCGTGGGCAGTGGGCATACACACGGTCACGGCCTTTTTGTACAACGGGCTTGCGGCCCGCCCTTTCTGGAACGCCTCTATTCTGGCGCCGAGGTTCCTGGCGAGTGCCTTCTGCTCAGGTCCTGCGATGGTGATCATTATTTTTCAGGTGATCAGGAAAGTCTCCCAGATAAAATTCTCGGATGAGGCTTTGTTCAAGATCGCCGAGTTGATCGCCTATGCCATGTTTCTGAATATCTTCCTCTTGGGCGCGGAGGTGTTCAAGGAGTATTACTCCAACACCATTCACCTGGCGCCGCTCCGTTACCTCTATGAAGGATTGCATGGTCACCGGGCACTCGTTCCCTGGATGTGGCTTTCCCTGGCATTCAACATAACTGCGTTTATTCTCTTTCTTGTGCCAAGCACAAGAAAGAGACTCCCCACTCTTAATCTGGGTGCCTTCATGATTATCGTGGGTGTCTGGATCGAAAAGGGACCGGGCTTTGTGGCTCCGGGATTTATTCCCGATCCTCTCGGCGAAATTTATGAGTACTTCCCCAATTTTTCCGAGTTGGCGATCTCCCTTGGGGTATGGGCCTGCGGACTGCTGGTCTTCACCCTGTTCATGAAGGTGGCGATTCCAATTGTACGCGGCGACTTTGTACACTCAAAGTACGCAAAGGACCTTACGAAAATCGAGCCCAGATAG
- a CDS encoding 4Fe-4S dicluster domain-containing protein — MAGKRYSRRDFIKLASVATLSGLGLSGISCKKADLEEFLQTHYLEMTEEDKKRTIARLEEKYLKKYGKQFTISTKGAKPGTLWAYGLDLSRCIGCRRCVYGCVKENNNSRYNPQLQWIRVIRLPEGSLINLENAEHYYNPSQVPEPGYVYMPVQCQHCENPPCVKVCPVRATWKEPDGLVVVDYNWCIGCRYCIAACPYKGRVFNWAEPNIPTEELNTAVHYLGNRPRYKNVVDKCTFCVQRVRNGRYPACVEACPTGTRKFGNLLDPDSEIRYLLDHKRVFRLKEDLNTEPKFYYFFGL; from the coding sequence ATGGCAGGTAAACGTTACTCACGGAGAGATTTCATCAAACTGGCGTCTGTTGCCACGCTTTCGGGTCTTGGCCTGTCAGGCATCTCCTGTAAGAAGGCGGATCTCGAGGAGTTCCTCCAGACGCACTACCTTGAGATGACCGAAGAGGATAAGAAGCGGACGATCGCACGTCTCGAAGAGAAGTACCTTAAGAAGTATGGCAAGCAGTTCACGATAAGCACGAAAGGGGCAAAGCCAGGCACTCTGTGGGCCTATGGCCTTGACCTGTCGAGATGTATAGGGTGCAGACGTTGTGTCTACGGGTGTGTAAAAGAGAACAACAACTCAAGGTACAATCCGCAGCTGCAGTGGATCAGGGTCATACGGCTTCCCGAAGGCAGCCTTATCAATCTTGAGAATGCGGAACACTACTACAACCCGTCGCAGGTGCCTGAGCCGGGTTACGTCTATATGCCGGTGCAATGTCAGCACTGCGAGAATCCCCCGTGCGTGAAAGTCTGTCCGGTGCGTGCGACCTGGAAAGAGCCTGACGGACTTGTTGTGGTCGATTATAACTGGTGCATCGGGTGCAGGTACTGCATAGCGGCATGTCCTTACAAGGGCAGGGTCTTTAATTGGGCTGAGCCGAACATTCCCACAGAGGAGCTCAACACAGCAGTTCACTACCTGGGCAATAGGCCGCGCTATAAGAATGTCGTCGATAAATGCACCTTCTGTGTCCAGAGAGTTCGCAATGGAAGATATCCTGCCTGCGTGGAGGCCTGTCCCACGGGCACGCGTAAATTCGGCAATCTGCTTGATCCGGACAGCGAGATCCGCTATCTGCTCGATCACAAGAGGGTCTTCAGGCTGAAAGAGGATTTGAATACGGAGCCAAAGTTCTATTACTTTTTCGGACTGTGA
- a CDS encoding secondary thiamine-phosphate synthase enzyme YjbQ — protein MVKIVSDRLKLSTKGNRTLINITEPVMEKLQQSKLIIGNVTVFVVGSTAAITTFEYEPGLSKDMLEFYDRLAPEKKSYHHDATWGDANGFSHVRAAFTGPSLTIPFEEGRLLLGTWQQVVLADFDNRPRERIIIIHIIGE, from the coding sequence ATGGTGAAAATCGTCAGCGACAGACTCAAACTGAGTACCAAAGGCAACAGGACTCTCATTAACATCACTGAACCTGTGATGGAGAAGCTTCAGCAGTCTAAACTCATCATCGGCAATGTAACCGTCTTCGTTGTCGGTTCGACGGCGGCGATCACGACCTTCGAATATGAGCCCGGATTGAGTAAAGACATGCTCGAGTTCTATGACAGGCTCGCTCCGGAGAAAAAATCGTACCACCATGATGCGACGTGGGGAGACGCAAACGGCTTCAGCCACGTTCGCGCGGCATTTACCGGCCCTTCTCTGACCATACCCTTTGAAGAGGGGAGGCTCTTGCTCGGCACCTGGCAGCAGGTGGTGCTGGCGGACTTCGACAACAGGCCGCGGGAACGGATTATCATCATCCATATCATCGGGGAGTAA
- a CDS encoding EFR1 family ferrodoxin (N-terminal region resembles flavodoxins. C-terminal ferrodoxin region binds two 4Fe-4S clusters.), which yields MRSVCLIYFSPTGTTRKVLEAIATGIVADDVNHVDLTREVTRATDSIEIKSDIAIIGTPVYSGRVPLRAIEALQRIKAQNTPAVVVAVYGNRAYDDALLELTELAKQCGFKPVAAAAFIGEHSFSTSIAPIAEGRPDREDIKKAENFGKVIRQKIGKGIAKTVVLQVPGNFPYKARNPSPPPPITDEANCIKCANCVTICPAQAVTIRDDTVLTENARCMACCACVKNCPSGARRVHPKLAERAQTLSTTCRDRKGPEFFI from the coding sequence ATGAGATCGGTGTGTCTTATTTACTTCTCACCAACAGGGACTACTCGAAAGGTACTCGAGGCAATCGCCACGGGAATTGTTGCCGATGATGTCAATCACGTTGATCTGACGCGTGAAGTGACAAGAGCGACTGACAGCATCGAAATAAAGAGTGACATCGCTATTATCGGCACGCCTGTCTATTCCGGTAGAGTCCCGCTTAGGGCAATAGAGGCGCTGCAACGAATAAAAGCGCAGAACACTCCGGCGGTTGTCGTTGCCGTGTACGGCAACAGAGCGTATGACGATGCGCTCCTCGAACTGACTGAACTTGCGAAACAGTGCGGCTTTAAACCTGTTGCGGCAGCGGCCTTCATAGGCGAGCACTCCTTCTCCACTTCTATTGCTCCCATCGCAGAAGGAAGACCTGATAGAGAGGATATCAAGAAAGCTGAAAATTTTGGGAAGGTGATCCGACAAAAGATAGGCAAAGGCATCGCCAAAACCGTTGTTCTGCAAGTCCCAGGCAACTTCCCTTACAAAGCGAGAAATCCTTCACCGCCGCCTCCTATCACAGATGAAGCGAACTGTATCAAATGTGCAAACTGCGTAACAATCTGTCCGGCACAAGCTGTCACTATACGGGATGATACTGTGTTGACTGAGAACGCAAGGTGTATGGCGTGCTGTGCATGCGTCAAGAACTGCCCGAGCGGCGCCCGCCGTGTACACCCCAAGCTCGCGGAACGGGCGCAAACATTGAGCACTACCTGCCGCGATCGAAAAGGGCCGGAGTTCTTTATCTAA
- the amrB gene encoding AmmeMemoRadiSam system protein B produces MRWVEVLPVSQDGRQMFYLKDHEGLTESSLVVSRDVLFLIALMDGKRSLRDLQEEYTRASGTLVHLEQIQSVVEAMDAGFLLDNERFQNCLQKAKQEYESALYRQPCCSGRSYPEEKEELLAYFNQLFAGTESPQAKGDMLGILAPHIDYARGYKVYREVYKYLPLTDKELVVIIGTCHGLAPNLWNISLKDFCTPLGILPCTGEMARLVRANPVLSRHLDEWCHRTEHSIELQLPIIQHQLMGRNVETLCILTGSMHEYMSSEENPDTGILRDLCDNLKQVLEAYGKPYLVIAGADLAHIGAQFGDRYALDHSTLFDSKTKDEEILERVRKVDGGGFLAAIRAEEDRRRICGLAPMYFQLSLLEGSSCDIVSYDQWTDGKSSVSFAGAVFYR; encoded by the coding sequence ATGAGATGGGTCGAGGTTCTGCCCGTATCCCAGGACGGCAGGCAAATGTTTTACCTCAAAGATCACGAAGGATTAACAGAATCGTCGCTTGTCGTCTCCAGGGACGTGCTCTTTCTGATCGCGCTCATGGATGGCAAGCGTTCTTTGAGAGACCTTCAAGAGGAATACACGAGGGCTTCGGGAACCCTCGTCCATCTCGAACAGATTCAGTCCGTAGTCGAGGCTATGGACGCAGGGTTTCTCCTGGACAACGAACGCTTCCAGAACTGCCTGCAGAAGGCAAAGCAAGAGTATGAATCTGCCCTGTACCGGCAGCCATGTTGCTCCGGAAGGAGCTATCCCGAAGAAAAAGAGGAGTTGCTTGCTTACTTCAACCAGTTGTTCGCGGGGACTGAAAGTCCTCAAGCAAAGGGAGACATGCTGGGTATCCTTGCTCCCCATATCGACTACGCCCGGGGGTATAAGGTCTACAGAGAGGTGTACAAATACCTCCCGCTTACCGACAAAGAACTCGTTGTTATCATCGGAACATGTCATGGCCTCGCCCCGAATCTGTGGAATATTTCTCTCAAGGATTTCTGCACTCCCCTCGGTATTCTGCCCTGTACGGGAGAGATGGCACGTCTCGTCAGGGCCAATCCCGTCCTCAGCAGGCATCTGGACGAATGGTGCCACAGAACCGAACATTCCATCGAGCTCCAGCTTCCCATCATCCAGCATCAGCTCATGGGCAGGAACGTCGAGACCCTCTGCATTCTTACCGGCTCTATGCATGAGTACATGAGCAGCGAGGAAAACCCGGACACAGGCATCCTGCGCGATCTCTGCGACAACCTGAAGCAGGTGCTTGAAGCGTATGGCAAACCTTATTTGGTGATAGCCGGCGCTGACCTGGCTCACATCGGAGCCCAATTTGGAGACAGGTACGCCCTGGACCATTCAACACTGTTTGACTCGAAGACAAAAGATGAAGAAATCCTGGAGAGAGTCAGAAAGGTGGATGGCGGCGGTTTTCTCGCAGCAATCCGCGCGGAAGAGGACAGAAGAAGGATCTGCGGTCTCGCGCCCATGTATTTCCAGCTCTCTCTGCTCGAGGGATCATCGTGCGACATTGTGAGTTACGACCAGTGGACTGATGGAAAATCCTCGGTGAGCTTCGCCGGAGCAGTCTTTTACCGCTGA